Part of the Schistocerca cancellata isolate TAMUIC-IGC-003103 chromosome 9, iqSchCanc2.1, whole genome shotgun sequence genome is shown below.
aaaaaaacactacacataatgaaaacttagagaaaaaaacgcacttgaagatcggaattatttcccgaaacgcgtcgtacaaaatataaacaaaacgattaaaaacgtgagtggtagcagtaatttatttataaagaaaactatttactatacagtcgcaggctttcacaaacaatctacaaaaaggaaaaggcttgttaatttatatctttgacatctgccatgacacgcttccagcatttgtcataaaatatttacaaagagtgttccttatggcgttggctgtcagtcctcctcttatgttggcatcttgggctaagtcttccaaaccagtgaaggatgtggtgtcttcaattataaatccatctctctgacgtacaaaattgtgtaaaacaatgcaagctttaaccatttttactgcaaaatctggatgaacatttaaaggtcggtgaaacaaccgccacttattggtgaggatgccaaaagcacattccacatacctccttgctctgcacaaacggtaattaaatacacgtttctcaactgtcaagtttgttcccccaaaaggccggagcaaatgcgtgtgtaggccaaatgctgcgtctcccacgaagaagtagggtacttttggaccttccgtaccaggcagacattggacgtctggaaattccagggaattactttctattgacttccataaactggaccgtctgaacactgaagagtcacagtctttgccataacttcctacgtcgacataaatgaacctgtagttggaatccgctacagccatcagaaccacagaaaagtattctttgtaattgaagtacattgatccgctattaaatggggcagtaagacggatatgttttccatccaccgctcctaagcagtgggggaaattagcagtacgttcaaatccagccgctattgattcccatacctctttggtcggtctttgtatacattcttcccgcagtgatgaccaaattgctgtgcatacatcattaaccactttacttgctgtagaaatcccaattctgtactggaaatgtaagtcagtgaaggaacaaccgcttgccagatacctgaacaaaacgaaaaaaaatcagtgacatttagtttgcagtggacattttttgttacagttttgcttttttctatacaaaattaaaatgttttcatacagttttgtttccttttgatgtaggtatagaagtaatacggaggtggaccaatctacgagactcctttgtgaagtcaaacataaaaattcaagctgcgaaaaaaagtggctcagcagcaaagaaaaagaaaaagtatgtatattctgatcagctgcagtttctaaaaaagctgtatgatgctcgagagacggaggacagttttcaatcggaacgcaccgccagactggaagaagatatagaaacgcagggctccgtcgaaaatactgagaatgtttctgggccatttgatacagcacccacacaacaaacatccaaaagcgagtgccatacaaacagaaaacatagaaaacctgatgcaatcgaaatgaaaatattacgagctctggaagaagacaaaccttgcagcaaaatgtcatttttacttagtctgaagcctcatctggaaaaatttgatgaacaggattatcttcagtttcagatgggagtcctcaaagttatagaaaatatatatgaaaggagaaatatattgacagctcaacctcctccatttacccattacacacctcccatgccctataataatagatttcaagcttattcttattcacctatggaaaatgctgctccaatatcctcttaccatacgcatcagattcgtcctcctccagctgcaccaaacccaactacttttctcgaacaaccattacagacttctcaaggtcgcagttcttatcaacgaattaataaagtgccaccaccatacccttcgccttccacaagtagccatgaaggcccaccatcaacaacgcagttctacaacgtttttgcagagagcctgtcgccacaaagtgacagtacagtcagtcctgctacaaactctttggtttcaactgctgatattgatattgacttttctacttcataatctgagcgtaataaaaatgtaaaacacaaataaataagtaaataaacagaactagtttttatgtattaaattaccttaacgtgatagccagcatttgaacaggttggatgcaattgcggaattgtgtgttttgtcgttgtaacacatcctttagttttctatgtaattcgtcaaacgaggtaatagacattcggaaatagttaaagaatttatttccgtcgttcctcaaatcttcaaagagtgtataaaataaacccacttcgtctcttctctggttaatggggtgtacccacaaaagacgaccttttcttttgcggcgacgatgaagcaaccacaaagcaacaactcgtttacggttcatcttgatacacacattaagcaaactgaatagacaccaacaactggtcacgtcaaaaagccgtgtaatgtgaaagcaacacaggcacggctaaaactcgtacggctttttgccgtacggtcaaaaccgtatagtgtgaaagcggcgtaagtGTGCAACGGGcctaacgccgctttcacactatacggttttgaccgtacggcaaaaagccgtacgagttttagccgtgcctgtgttgctttcacattacacggctttttgacgtgaccagttgttggtgtctattcagtttgcttaatgtgtgtatcaagatgaaccgtaaacgagttgttgctttgtggttgcttcatcgtcgccgcaaaagaaaaggtcgtcttttgtgggtacaccccattaaccagagaagagacgaagtgggtttattttatacactctttgaagatttgaggaacgacggaaataaattctttaactatttccgaatgtctattacctcgtttgacgaattacatagaaaactaaaggatgtgttacaacgacaaaacacacaattccgcaattgcatccaacctgttcaaatgctggctatcacgttaaggtaatttaatacataaaaactagttctgtttatttacttatttatttgtgttttacatttttattacgctcagattatgaagtagaaaagtcaatatcaatatcagcagttgaaaccaaagagtttgtagcaggactgactgtactgtcactttgtggcgacaggctctctgcaaaaacgttgtagaactgcgttgttgatggtgggccttcatggctacttgtggaaggcgaagggtatggtggtggcactttattaattcgttgataagaactgcgaccttgagaagtctgtaatggttgttcgagaaaagtagttgggtttggtgcagctggaggaggacgaatctgatgcgtatggtaagaggatattggagcagcattttccataggtgaataagaataagcttgaaatctattattatagggcatgggaggtgtgtaatgggtaaatggaggaggttgagctgtcaatatatttctcctttcatatatattttctataactttgaggactcccatctgaaactgaagataatcctgttcatcaaatttttccagatgaggcttcagactaagtaaaaatgacattttgctgcaaggtttgtcttcttccagagctcgtaatattttcatttcgattgcatcaggttttctatgttttctgtttgtatggcactcgcttttggatgtttgttgtgtgggtgctgtatcaaatggcccagaaacattctcagtattttcgacggagccctgcgtttctatatcttcttccagtctggcggtgcgttccgattgaaaactgtcctccgtctctcgagcatcatacagcttttttagaaactgcagctgatcagaatatacatactttttctttttctttgctgctgagccactttttttcgcagcttgaatttttatgtttgacttcacaaaggagtctcgtagattggtccacctccgtattacttctatacctacatcaaaaggaaacaaaactgtatgaaaacattttaattttgtatagaaaaaagcaaaactgtaacaaaaaatgtccactgcaaactaaatgtcactgattttttttcgttttgttcaggtatctggcaagcggttgttccttcactgacttacatttccagtacagaattgggatttctacagcaagtaaagtggttaatgatgtatgcacagcaatttggtcatcactgcgggaagaatgtatacaaagaccgaccaaagaggtatgggaatcaatagcggctggatttgaacgtactgctaatttcccccactgcttaggagcggtggatggaaaacatatccgtcttactgccccatttaatagcggatcaatgtacttcaattacaaagaatacttttctgtggttctgatggctgtagcggattccaactacaggttcatttatgtcgacgtaggaagttatggcaaagactgtgactcttcagtgttcagacggtccagtttatggaagtcaatagaaagtaattccctggaatttccagacgtccaatgtctgcctggtacggaaggtccaaaagtaccctacttcttcgtgggagacgcagcatttggcctacacacgcatttgctccggccttttgggggaacaaacttgacagttgagaaacgtgtatttaattaccgtttgtgcagagcaaggaggtatgtggaatgtgcttttggcatcctcaccaataagtggcggttgtttcaccgacctttaaatgttcatccagattttgcagtaaaaatggttaaagcttgcattgttttacacaattttgtacgtcagagagatggatttataattgaagacaccacatccttcactggtttggaagacttagcccaagatgccaacataagaggaggactgacagccaacgccataaggaacactctttgtaaatattttatgacaaatgctggaagcgtgtcatggcagatgtcaaagatataaattaacaagccttttcctttttgtagattgtttgtgaaagcctgcgactgtatagtaaatagttttctttataaataaattactgctaccactcacgtttttaatcgttttgtttatattttgtacgacgcgtttcgggaaataattccgatcttcaagtgcgtttttttctctaagttttcattatgtgtagtgtttttttatttgtgaggtcttgtgcgtgtttctcttataaattacagtaaagaaaacagaatgcaagacctgacacataaaaagacaccacacatgatgaaaacttagagaaaaacgcacttaaggatgggaattatttcccgaaacgcgtcgtgcaaaatataaacaaaacaaaaaaaacgtgactggtagcagtaatttacttataaacaaacgatttacttttagaataaaatttataacgttaaataaaaactgtttaaaacgtattaaatgtaatattaatatattaaataaatacttaccaaacgcatttttatctttgtcttccatctcatcaaaatcttgcttcagtgctacgcaaacttcccgccaagcattctttgtagcaatacgatctctatacgcatctagagttttgtcccacagaacaggtcttacttccaccaaggttatcaaaagttcagtatcaatttcatccattcttctacacttttcagtaaacaagaataaacacaaatgaataaaacgacactacaacgaactagtcgacgccgtacggctcaaaaccgtccagtgtgaaagcatgcacttagtcacgtaggccactgttgtcgaacttgccgtacggcgaccgtctgttgtagtggcaagacacggctgcagcacggcacggcagcggcattttgccgtcgccgtataatgtgaaaggcgccatacatttcttcacacctacagccgtacggctttttgccgtacggtcaaaaccgtatagtgtgaaagcggcgtaacaCTCTGTGTGCCGCGCGGATTCGCCGATCTCCTAGTAGACGAAATTGAACTGGGCTGCATTTGTGCGTCTACAACGAAATTCTTTATACGGGGTCTCCGCTTCAGCCACGTACTACTTATTACAATCTTCAGAAAGACTCACGAAGTAGTTaggctataatattttatttttttatcgcaACGACAAGCTCATATTAACATTGAATCAATAACAACAGAAACGCGCCGCCACAGAATAATGCTATCCTTCACTGTGCGTATAAGGTTGTTCTGCTGGCGACTCCCACAGGCGTATTGCAGCCACCGAAGGCATGTAGGAACAGAATGTGTTTCGATACCTGAAACTACTTGAAATTTAAGGTGCTATAACTGTTCTACAGCGCCTTTTTTGCCTTTGTCTGGCTTCAGTTGAAAAATATGGGGGAAAAAGAGACTGAAACGACAGAAACAGGAGAAAATCGGTGTCCTCCTGTGAAGGCATTGCTATTTGCGggagaaaattttttttctttttttttcttcctttcttttctttctttctatttcatATCTATATGTATGTTTCTGATGATATAGTATAGTGTTTATTTGTCCTGCGATTGTTAATAtgtttttcaattaattttttacaAGAGTAAATACGTTTCTATTGTTTATTGAGTAGGTAAAATATTTTGATTCTTTGCTTATCATTCGCTGAAAATGTTTATTGTGATTAAAATAATTTGTGCAATTAAAAATATATTGAGATACTGGATAAATAGAACGACCGTGATCTGGGAGTATCGATAGTGACGGTCGCAGAGTGTGTAGAAAGAGTCTGTGTTAGATGGAGGAGGCGCGAATAAGTATGGTGTGCTGTCTTTGTTGGTTTTCTTTCAATTCGGTGCAAACGAAACTCGTTAATGGTGATATAACTTTCTGTTTTTCCGTACCGCATTCTGAAAATGTTTATTGTGCACAGAGAAGTTAAGACTGTGTAAAACCGTCAACTGAACTGTGTCATGTAACTACGACAATACAGCCGTATACAGACGGCATTGTAGTTACGGGTTTTGAGGTGAACTGTGTCACGTTGTGGCTGAGAGCAGAGTAACTAATTATTAAGTGTGCCACAGGCGTGTTAAAAATTGTGTACCATGAACGTGCAGATTTACGCCAAGCGTGGTGATTTCGTGGTCGTGGTTTTCACGTAACAAATGAATTGTAATTACGCGTCGGGAAACTTTTAAACGGTGTAACGGACAGTGTTACCTCAAATCTCGTGTGTTATAGACATGAAATCATGTACACACGCCAGCCTGAGTgatggtaacaacaacaacaacaacgtatagtCCGCCAGTGGCTTATAATACGCCACTGACGCCAACTTCGCTGGATAGAGATCATTTGCTACATGGGAAAATCATCAGCAGTCTTCATTCAATGAACGGAGCGGATACAACACGCCGCCTGTACCGACGAGCTGGTGTACGATCATCTTCAACATCACAATACACTGTCGTCATATCAACACATCAGCAACGAAAAGATAAGATACAATGCTTTGCGTTCTCCCTATTGGAAGACTAAACAGTAATTCTGCGGATGAACTACTAAATTCACTTATTTCCATTTAAAACCCATAAATTTGTTTAAgtttgcctgttgttgttgtggtcttcagtcctgagactggtttgatgcagctctccatgctaatctatcctgtgcaagcttcttcatctcccagtacctgctgcaacctacatccttttaatctgcttagtgtattcatctcttggtcttcctctacgatttttaccctccacgctgccctccaatactaaattggtgatcccttgatgcctcagaacatgccctaccaaccgatcccttcttctagtcaagttgtgccacaaatttatcttctccccaatcctattccatacatcctcattagttatgtgatccacccatctaatctttagcattcttctgtagcaccacatttcgaaatcttctattctcttctcgtccaaactatttatcgtccatgtttcacttccatacatggct
Proteins encoded:
- the LOC126101178 gene encoding uncharacterized protein LOC126101178, translated to MDEIDTELLITLVEVRPVLWDKTLDAYRDRIATKNAWREVCVALKQDFDEMEDKDKNAFGIEVIRRWTNLRDSFVKSNIKIQAAKKSGSAAKKKKKYVYSDQLQFLKKLYDARETEDSFQSERTARLEEDIETQGSVENTENVSGPFDTAPTQQTSKSECHTNRKHRKPDAIEMKILRALEEDKPCSKMSFLLSLKPHLEKFDEQDYLQFQMGVLKVIENIYERRNILTAQPPPFTHYTPPMPYNNRFQAYSYSPMENAAPISSYHTHQIRPPPAAPNPTTFLEQPLQTSQGRSSYQRINKVPPPYPSPSTSSHEGPPSTTQFYNVFAESLSPQSDSTVSPATNSLVSTADIDIDFSTS
- the LOC126101177 gene encoding uncharacterized protein LOC126101177 produces the protein MDEIDTELLITLVEVRPVLWDKTLDAYRDRIATKNAWREVCVALKQDFDEMEDKDKNAFGIEVIRRWTNLRDSFVKSNIKIQAAKKSGSAAKKKKKYVYSDQLQFLKKLYDARETEDSFQSERTARLEEDIETQGSVENTENVSGPFDTAPTQQTSKSECHTNRKHRKPDAIEMKILRALEEDKPCSKMSFLLSLKPHLEKFDEQDYLQFQMGVLKVIENIYERRNILTAQPPPFTHYTPPMPYNNRFQAYSYSPMENAAPISSYHTHQIRPPPAAPNPTTFLEQPLQTSQGRSSYQRINKVPPPYPSPSTSSHEGPPSTTQFYNVFAESLSPQSDSTVSPATNSLVSTADIDIDFSTS